The Hymenobacter swuensis DY53 genome includes the window CGGCGTGGTGGCAGGTCTGGCACTGGGCGGCTGGCTGGGACTGGGCGTGGGGGCCGTGGTGGTGCTGCTGGGCTATTACTTCGTGGTGCTGGGCATCGGGGGCAAGCACGCCTGGCTGGAGATTTTTCAGGAGTTTTTTAACATGTGATGCCCACCAGCTGGTCCGGTACCGGCTACCCGGCCGGCAACCTTACCTTTGCTTTGGTTGTTCTATCCCGTCTTACCAACTGACTTTTTTGTATGCCCCAGCTGCCCACGCACCGCCCGCGCCGCAACCGCAAATCCTCGGTTATCCGCGACATGGTGCAGGAAACCCACCTTACTGTTCACGATTTTATTTATCCGCTGTTCCTGATTGAGGGCCAGAGTCAGCAGGTGGAAATCCACTCCATGCCGGGCGTGTACCGCTACTCGGCCGATACGATTATCGATGAAATCGGGCGCTGCGTGGAGCTGGGTATTAAAACCTTCGCGCCATTCCCCGGCATCAACGAGGCGCTAAAGGACCGGCTGGCCCGCGAATCGGCTAATCCCGAGGGGCTGTACCTGAAAACAGTGGCCAATATTAAGCGGCAGTTTCCGGAGGTAGTGCTGATGACCGACGTGGCCATGGACCCTTATTCCTCCGATGGTCACGACGGCGTGGTGGATGCCGAGTCGGGCGAGATTCTCAATGACGCTACCCTGGAGGTGCTGGGCCAGATGGCCCTGGCCCAGGCCCGCGCCGGCAGTGACATCATCGGACCGAGCGACATGATGGACGGGCGCGTGGCCTGGATCCGGGAAGTGCTCGACCAGAACGCATTTGCCCACGTCAGCATCATGAGCTACACGGCCAAATACGCTTCCGCTTTCTACGGTCCTTTCCGCGACGCGCTGGACTCTGCTCCCAAGAAAGGCGACAAGAAAAGCTATCAGATGAACCCCGCCAACCGCCGCGAAGCCCTGCGCGAGCTGGCCCTCGACGAGTTGGAAGGCGCCGATATGGTGATGATCAAGCCGGCCCTGAGCTACCTCGACGTGATTCGGGAAGTGCGCGACAATACCCACCTGCCCGTGACGGCCTACAACGTATCGGGCGAGTACGCCATGGTGAAGGCTGCTGCCCAGAACGGCTGGCTCGACGGCGAAAAGACGATGATGGAAGTCCTCACCAGCATCAAACGCGCCGGTGCCGATGCTATCCTCACCTACTTCGCCAAGGAAGCCGCCGAAGTGTTGCGGCGGGGGTAACGGCGCGGTTTTATCTGTCATCCTGAACGCAGTAAAGGACCTTATCAAGCAGGAACGACAAGCGTATCAACGACTCGTTCCTGCTTGACAAGGTCCTTTACTGCGTTCAGGATGACACCCTTTTTTCTTATTATTTCATTACTTCATCACCCCAACAAGATGCCCCGCCTCGCTACCGCTGCCGATTTGCCGACCATTCTCGACCTTATCCGGCAGGTGGTGCCGCTGATGAACGCGGCCGGTAACTGGCAGTGGACGGTTGAGTACCCCAACGAAGCTGTCTTCCAGCGCGACATTGAGCGGCAGCACCTGTGGGTAGCGGAACTGGACGGCCGCGTGGCCGCCGTAGCCGCCCTCACCCACAACGACCAAGATGCCGAGTACGCCCAGGCCGATTGGGACGTGGCCGAGCCGGCTCTGGTCACCCACCGGCTGGCCGTGCATCCGCAAGCCCAGGGCCATGGGCTGGCCGCCGGCTTATTGGCCCAGGCTGAAGTGCTGGCCCGGCAGCAGGGCCTGCGGGTGCTGCGCGTAGATACCAACTCCGAAAATCAAGCGACCCAGCAACTGTTCCCAAAGCTGGGTTACCGCTACGCCGGCGAAATCACGCTGGCATTTCG containing:
- the hemB gene encoding porphobilinogen synthase; the encoded protein is MPQLPTHRPRRNRKSSVIRDMVQETHLTVHDFIYPLFLIEGQSQQVEIHSMPGVYRYSADTIIDEIGRCVELGIKTFAPFPGINEALKDRLARESANPEGLYLKTVANIKRQFPEVVLMTDVAMDPYSSDGHDGVVDAESGEILNDATLEVLGQMALAQARAGSDIIGPSDMMDGRVAWIREVLDQNAFAHVSIMSYTAKYASAFYGPFRDALDSAPKKGDKKSYQMNPANRREALRELALDELEGADMVMIKPALSYLDVIREVRDNTHLPVTAYNVSGEYAMVKAAAQNGWLDGEKTMMEVLTSIKRAGADAILTYFAKEAAEVLRRG
- a CDS encoding GNAT family N-acetyltransferase yields the protein MPRLATAADLPTILDLIRQVVPLMNAAGNWQWTVEYPNEAVFQRDIERQHLWVAELDGRVAAVAALTHNDQDAEYAQADWDVAEPALVTHRLAVHPQAQGHGLAAGLLAQAEVLARQQGLRVLRVDTNSENQATQQLFPKLGYRYAGEITLAFRPGLRFFCYEKQLA